A window of the Electrophorus electricus isolate fEleEle1 chromosome 11, fEleEle1.pri, whole genome shotgun sequence genome harbors these coding sequences:
- the eif3s10 gene encoding eukaryotic translation initiation factor 3 subunit A isoform X4, whose amino-acid sequence MPAYFQRPENALKRANEFLEVGKKQPALDVLYDVIKSKKHRTWQKIHEPIMLKYLELCVDLRKSHLAKEGLYQYKNICQQVNIKSLEDVVRAYLKLAEEKTETAKEESQQMVLDIEDLDNIQTPESVLLSAVSGEDTQDRTDRLLLTPWVKFLWESYRQCLDLLRNNSKVERLYHDIAQQAFRFCLQYTRKAEFRKLCDNLRMHLGQIQRHHNQSTAINLNNPESQSMHLETRLVQLDSAISMELWQEAFKAVEDIHGLFALSKKPPKPQLMANYYNKVSTVFWKSGNALFHASTLHRLYHLSREMRKNLTQEEMQRMSTRVLLATLSIPITPERTDIARLLDMDGIIVEKHRRLATLLGLQSPPTRQSLINDMVRFNLLQYIVPEVKELYSWLEVDFHPLKLCGRVTKVLNWVKDQAEKEPDLQQYVPHLQNNTILRLLQQVAQIYQSIEFSRLASLVPFVDTFQLERSIVDAARHCDLQVRIDHTTRTLSFGSDLNYSTKEDSPVGPFLQNMPSEQIRNQLTAMSSALSKAIQIIKPASILQEREEHSLQAIAAYLKNARKEHQRILARRQTIEERKERLESLNIQREKEELEQREAELQKVRKAEEERLRQEAKEREKERIMQEHEQIKKKTVRERLEQIKKTELGAKAFKDIDIEDLEELDPDFIMAKQVEQLEKEKKELQERLKNQEKKIDYFERAKRLEEIPLIKKAYEEQRVKDMDLWELQEEERINNMKVEREKALEHKKRMSRMMEDKENFVSKITAARSFIYEEKLKQFQERLVEERKKRLEERKKQRKEERRNAYYRQREEEAQRIREEQLKKEREERERREQEQREEEEREYQERLRKLEEQERKQRARQQEIEERERRREEERRGPEEKTKDWGEKDEGGWRRRADVGESDWRRPTTERDWRQEGRDDHEHEDRESSFRRGGDGPRRGGSDDRGLRRGYEDDRGPRRGGDDDRGPRRGGDDDRGPRRGGDDDRGPRRGGDDDRGPRRGGDDERGPRRGLDEPRGPRRGADEDWGPRRGGDEERGGRRGLDDSGPHRDDSRPWKPLGRPGGWREREKAREESWGPPRDSAGLDDDGDGDDRFDGERFRDRRPPREEGGWRRPAGDEPSSWRDSRREDFDREDRRDRRDMRDRRDDRDQRSSHREHDDGGSWRRGEERRDERDAVPRTRDRDGDKNSWRSDKDKDNPRRTKNETDDDGWTTVRR is encoded by the exons ATGCCGGCATACTTTCAAAGACCGGAGAACGCTCTGAAGCGAGCTAATG AGTTCCTCGAGGTTGGCAAGAAGCAGCCTGCTTTGGACGTGCTGTATGATGTCATCAAGAGCAAAAAACATCGAACATGGCAGAAGATCCACGAGCCGATTATGCTCAAGTATCTGGAGCTGTGCGTGGACCTCCGCAAGAGCCATCTAGCCAAGGAAGGACTCTACCAgtacaaaaacatttgtcaGCAG GTCAATATCAAGTCTTTGGAGGACGTGGTTCGTGCGTACCTGAAACTGGCTGAGGAGAAGACGGAGACAGCGAAGGAAGAGTCACAGCAGATGGTGTTGGACATTGAGGACCTGGATAACATTCAGACCCCAGAGAG TGTTCTGCTGAGCGCGGTGAGCGGGGAGGACACGCAGGACCGCACGGACCGCCTGCTTCTCACACCGTGGGTCAAATTCCTCTGGGAGTCATACCGCCAGTGCCTGGATCTGCTGAGAAACAACTCCAAGGTGGAGCGGTTATACCATGATATTGCCCAGCAAG CATTCAGGTTCTGCCTTCAGTACACCCGTAAGGCGGAGTTTCGTAAGCTGTGTGATAACCTGCGCATGCACCTGGGTCAGATCCAGCGGCACCACAACCAGAGCACAGCCATCAACCTTAACAACCCTGAGAGCCAGTCCATGCACCTGGAGACGCGCCTGGTGCAGCTCGACAGTGCCATCAGCATGGAGCTCTGGCAG GAGGCCTTCAAGGCTGTGGAGGACATCCATGGCCTGTTTGCCCTCTCGAAGAAGCCACCCAAGCCTCAGCTCATGGCCAACTACTATAACAAGGTGTCCACGGTGTTCTGGAAGTCGGGGAATGCTCTGTTCCATGCCTCCACCCTCCACCGCCTGTACCATCTCTCcagagagatgaggaagaatCTCACGCAAGAGGAGATGCAGAG GATGTCCACCAGAGTTCTCTTGGCCACTCTGTCCATCCCCATAACCCCTGAGCGCACAGACATCGCCCGTCTGCTGGACATGGATGGCATCATTGTGGAGAAGCACCGCAGGCTGGCCACGCTGCTTGGCCTGCAGTCCCCGCCCACCCGCCAGAGCCTTATCAATGACATG gTGAGGTTTAATCTGCTGCAGTACATTGTGCCGGAGGTGAAGGAGCTGTACAGCTGGCTGGAGGTCGACTTCCATCCACTCAAGCTGTGTGGCCGAGTCACCAAG gttCTGAACTGGGTGAAGGACCAGGCAGAGAAGGAACCTGATCTGCAGCAGTATGTCCCCCATCTCCAGAACAACACCATACTCAGACTTCTGCAGCAG gtggcTCAGATCTACCAGAGCATTGAGTTCAGCCGGCTGGCCTCACTCGTACCCTTCGTGGACACCTTCCAGCTTGAGCGTTCAATCGTCGACGCTGCACGGCACTGTGACCTCCAG GTGCGCATTGACCATACGACTCGCACATTGAGCTTCGGTTCTGACCTGAACTACTCGACTAAAGAGGACTCCCCCGTCGGGCCGTTCCTGCAGAATATGCCCTCCGAGCAGATACGCAACCAGCTCACCGCCATGTCATCTGCCCTGTCCAAGGCCATTCAGATCATCAAACCTGCCTCCATTCTG CAAGAGCGTGAGGAGCACAGCCTGCAAGCCATTGCTGCCTACCTTAAGAACGCTCGCAAGGAGCACCAGCGCATCCTGGCCCGCCGGCAGACCATCGAGGAGCGCAAGGAGCGCCTGGAGAGCCTAAACATCCAGCGGGAGAAGGAAGAGCTAGAGCAGCGAGAGGCGGAGCTTCAGAAGGTGCGCAAGGCTGAGGAGGAACGTCTACGTCAGGAGGCCAAGGAGCGCGAGAAGGAGCGCATCATGCAGGAGCACGAGCAGATCAAGAAGAAGACAGTGCGTGAGCGGCTTGAGCAGATTAAGAAGACAGAGCTGGGTGCCAAGGCCTTCAAGGACATTGATATTGAG gatCTGGAGGAGCTGGATCCTGATTTCATCATGGCCAAACAGGTGGAGCAGCtcgagaaggagaagaaggagctGCAGGAACGCTTGAAGAACCAGGAGAAGAAG ATTGACTACTTTGAGCGGGCCAAGCGATTGGAGGAGATCCCCCTCATAAAGAAGGCGTACGAGGAGCAACGTGTGAAGGACATGGACCTGTGGGAActtcaggaggaggagagg ATTAACAACATGAAAGTGGAGCGTGAAAAAGCCCTGGAGCACAAGAAGAGGATGTCCAGGATGATGGAGGATAAAGAGAACTTTGTGTCCAAAATAACTGCAGCTCGAAGCTTCATCTATGAG gaaaAACTGAAGCAGTTTCAGGAGCGATTggtggaagagaggaagaagcgCCTGGAGGAACggaaaaaacagagaaaagaggaacGTAGAAACGCCTACTACcgtcagagagaggaggaggctcAGAGGATCCGTGAGGAGCAGCTGAAGAAAG agCGTGAGGAGCGTGAGCGGCGTGAACAGGAGCAGCGTGAGGAGGAAGAGCGGGAATACCAGGAGCGTCTCCGCAaactggaggagcaggagaggaagcaGCGTGCTAGACAGCAGGAGATAGAGGAACGGGAACGccgcagagaggaggagaggaggggccCTGAGGAGAAGACTAAA gactGGGGTGAAAAGGATGAGGGAGGCTGGAGGAGACGGGCCGATGTCGGCGAGTCTGACTGGAGACGCCCTACTACAGAGAG ggACTGGCGTCAGGAAGGCCGTGATGACCATGAGCATGAGGATCGTGAGTCTTCCTTCAGGAGGGGAGGTGACGGTCCTCGCCGCGGTGGCTCTGATGACCGTGGCCTCCGCCGTGGATATGAAGACGACCGTGGCCCACGGCGCGGTGGGGATGACGACCGGGGCCCACGGCGCGGTGGGGATGACGACCGGGGCCCACGGCGCGGTGGGGATGACGACCGGGGCCCACGGCGCGGTGGGGATGACGACCGGGGCCCACGGCGCGGTGGGGATGACGAGCGCGGGCCAAGACGGGGCTTGGATGAACCAAGAGGTCCTCGACGTGGAGCTGATGAAGACTGGGGTCCCAGGAGAGGAGGTGATGAAGAGCGAGGGGGTAGAAGGGGCCTGGATGACTCTGGCCCACACCGTGATGACTCCAGGCCTTGGAAACCTTTGGGCAGACCAG gtggatggagagaaagggagaaggcCCGTGAGGAGAGCTGGGGTCCGCCTCGTGACTCTGCTGGTCTTGATGACGACGGTGATGGAGACGACCGGTTTGATGGCGAGCGCTTTAGAGATCGTCGACCTCCCAG ggaggagggaggtTGGAGAAGACCTGCTGGTGATGAGCCGTCTAGCTGGCGGGACTCTCGCCGTGAGGACTTTGACCGTGAAGATCGGCGTGACCGCCGTGATATGAGAGATCGCAGAGATGATCGTGATCAGCGCAGCTCCCACAGAGAACATGATGATG GGGGATCGTGGCGTCGTGGTGAGGAACGGAGAGATGAACGGGACGCTGTCCCTCGAACCCGAGATCGTGACGGGGACAAGAACTCCTGGCGCTCTGACAAGGACAAAGACAACCCACGGCGCACCAAGAATGAGACAGACGACGACGGCTGGACTACAGTCCGTCGCTAG
- the eif3s10 gene encoding eukaryotic translation initiation factor 3 subunit A isoform X3 yields MPAYFQRPENALKRANEFLEVGKKQPALDVLYDVIKSKKHRTWQKIHEPIMLKYLELCVDLRKSHLAKEGLYQYKNICQQVNIKSLEDVVRAYLKLAEEKTETAKEESQQMVLDIEDLDNIQTPESVLLSAVSGEDTQDRTDRLLLTPWVKFLWESYRQCLDLLRNNSKVERLYHDIAQQAFRFCLQYTRKAEFRKLCDNLRMHLGQIQRHHNQSTAINLNNPESQSMHLETRLVQLDSAISMELWQEAFKAVEDIHGLFALSKKPPKPQLMANYYNKVSTVFWKSGNALFHASTLHRLYHLSREMRKNLTQEEMQRMSTRVLLATLSIPITPERTDIARLLDMDGIIVEKHRRLATLLGLQSPPTRQSLINDMVRFNLLQYIVPEVKELYSWLEVDFHPLKLCGRVTKVLNWVKDQAEKEPDLQQYVPHLQNNTILRLLQQVAQIYQSIEFSRLASLVPFVDTFQLERSIVDAARHCDLQVRIDHTTRTLSFGSDLNYSTKEDSPVGPFLQNMPSEQIRNQLTAMSSALSKAIQIIKPASILQEREEHSLQAIAAYLKNARKEHQRILARRQTIEERKERLESLNIQREKEELEQREAELQKVRKAEEERLRQEAKEREKERIMQEHEQIKKKTVRERLEQIKKTELGAKAFKDIDIEDLEELDPDFIMAKQVEQLEKEKKELQERLKNQEKKIDYFERAKRLEEIPLIKKAYEEQRVKDMDLWELQEEERINNMKVEREKALEHKKRMSRMMEDKENFVSKITAARSFIYEEKLKQFQERLVEERKKRLEERKKQRKEERRNAYYRQREEEAQRIREEQLKKEREERERREQEQREEEEREYQERLRKLEEQERKQRARQQEIEERERRREEERRGPEEKTKQDWGEKDEGGWRRRADVGESDWRRPTTERDWRQEGRDDHEHEDRESSFRRGGDGPRRGGSDDRGLRRGYEDDRGPRRGGDDDRGPRRGGDDDRGPRRGGDDDRGPRRGGDDDRGPRRGGDDERGPRRGLDEPRGPRRGADEDWGPRRGGDEERGGRRGLDDSGPHRDDSRPWKPLGRPGGWREREKAREESWGPPRDSAGLDDDGDGDDRFDGERFRDRRPPREEGGWRRPAGDEPSSWRDSRREDFDREDRRDRRDMRDRRDDRDQRSSHREHDDGGSWRRGEERRDERDAVPRTRDRDGDKNSWRSDKDKDNPRRTKNETDDDGWTTVRR; encoded by the exons ATGCCGGCATACTTTCAAAGACCGGAGAACGCTCTGAAGCGAGCTAATG AGTTCCTCGAGGTTGGCAAGAAGCAGCCTGCTTTGGACGTGCTGTATGATGTCATCAAGAGCAAAAAACATCGAACATGGCAGAAGATCCACGAGCCGATTATGCTCAAGTATCTGGAGCTGTGCGTGGACCTCCGCAAGAGCCATCTAGCCAAGGAAGGACTCTACCAgtacaaaaacatttgtcaGCAG GTCAATATCAAGTCTTTGGAGGACGTGGTTCGTGCGTACCTGAAACTGGCTGAGGAGAAGACGGAGACAGCGAAGGAAGAGTCACAGCAGATGGTGTTGGACATTGAGGACCTGGATAACATTCAGACCCCAGAGAG TGTTCTGCTGAGCGCGGTGAGCGGGGAGGACACGCAGGACCGCACGGACCGCCTGCTTCTCACACCGTGGGTCAAATTCCTCTGGGAGTCATACCGCCAGTGCCTGGATCTGCTGAGAAACAACTCCAAGGTGGAGCGGTTATACCATGATATTGCCCAGCAAG CATTCAGGTTCTGCCTTCAGTACACCCGTAAGGCGGAGTTTCGTAAGCTGTGTGATAACCTGCGCATGCACCTGGGTCAGATCCAGCGGCACCACAACCAGAGCACAGCCATCAACCTTAACAACCCTGAGAGCCAGTCCATGCACCTGGAGACGCGCCTGGTGCAGCTCGACAGTGCCATCAGCATGGAGCTCTGGCAG GAGGCCTTCAAGGCTGTGGAGGACATCCATGGCCTGTTTGCCCTCTCGAAGAAGCCACCCAAGCCTCAGCTCATGGCCAACTACTATAACAAGGTGTCCACGGTGTTCTGGAAGTCGGGGAATGCTCTGTTCCATGCCTCCACCCTCCACCGCCTGTACCATCTCTCcagagagatgaggaagaatCTCACGCAAGAGGAGATGCAGAG GATGTCCACCAGAGTTCTCTTGGCCACTCTGTCCATCCCCATAACCCCTGAGCGCACAGACATCGCCCGTCTGCTGGACATGGATGGCATCATTGTGGAGAAGCACCGCAGGCTGGCCACGCTGCTTGGCCTGCAGTCCCCGCCCACCCGCCAGAGCCTTATCAATGACATG gTGAGGTTTAATCTGCTGCAGTACATTGTGCCGGAGGTGAAGGAGCTGTACAGCTGGCTGGAGGTCGACTTCCATCCACTCAAGCTGTGTGGCCGAGTCACCAAG gttCTGAACTGGGTGAAGGACCAGGCAGAGAAGGAACCTGATCTGCAGCAGTATGTCCCCCATCTCCAGAACAACACCATACTCAGACTTCTGCAGCAG gtggcTCAGATCTACCAGAGCATTGAGTTCAGCCGGCTGGCCTCACTCGTACCCTTCGTGGACACCTTCCAGCTTGAGCGTTCAATCGTCGACGCTGCACGGCACTGTGACCTCCAG GTGCGCATTGACCATACGACTCGCACATTGAGCTTCGGTTCTGACCTGAACTACTCGACTAAAGAGGACTCCCCCGTCGGGCCGTTCCTGCAGAATATGCCCTCCGAGCAGATACGCAACCAGCTCACCGCCATGTCATCTGCCCTGTCCAAGGCCATTCAGATCATCAAACCTGCCTCCATTCTG CAAGAGCGTGAGGAGCACAGCCTGCAAGCCATTGCTGCCTACCTTAAGAACGCTCGCAAGGAGCACCAGCGCATCCTGGCCCGCCGGCAGACCATCGAGGAGCGCAAGGAGCGCCTGGAGAGCCTAAACATCCAGCGGGAGAAGGAAGAGCTAGAGCAGCGAGAGGCGGAGCTTCAGAAGGTGCGCAAGGCTGAGGAGGAACGTCTACGTCAGGAGGCCAAGGAGCGCGAGAAGGAGCGCATCATGCAGGAGCACGAGCAGATCAAGAAGAAGACAGTGCGTGAGCGGCTTGAGCAGATTAAGAAGACAGAGCTGGGTGCCAAGGCCTTCAAGGACATTGATATTGAG gatCTGGAGGAGCTGGATCCTGATTTCATCATGGCCAAACAGGTGGAGCAGCtcgagaaggagaagaaggagctGCAGGAACGCTTGAAGAACCAGGAGAAGAAG ATTGACTACTTTGAGCGGGCCAAGCGATTGGAGGAGATCCCCCTCATAAAGAAGGCGTACGAGGAGCAACGTGTGAAGGACATGGACCTGTGGGAActtcaggaggaggagagg ATTAACAACATGAAAGTGGAGCGTGAAAAAGCCCTGGAGCACAAGAAGAGGATGTCCAGGATGATGGAGGATAAAGAGAACTTTGTGTCCAAAATAACTGCAGCTCGAAGCTTCATCTATGAG gaaaAACTGAAGCAGTTTCAGGAGCGATTggtggaagagaggaagaagcgCCTGGAGGAACggaaaaaacagagaaaagaggaacGTAGAAACGCCTACTACcgtcagagagaggaggaggctcAGAGGATCCGTGAGGAGCAGCTGAAGAAAG agCGTGAGGAGCGTGAGCGGCGTGAACAGGAGCAGCGTGAGGAGGAAGAGCGGGAATACCAGGAGCGTCTCCGCAaactggaggagcaggagaggaagcaGCGTGCTAGACAGCAGGAGATAGAGGAACGGGAACGccgcagagaggaggagaggaggggccCTGAGGAGAAGACTAAA caggactGGGGTGAAAAGGATGAGGGAGGCTGGAGGAGACGGGCCGATGTCGGCGAGTCTGACTGGAGACGCCCTACTACAGAGAG ggACTGGCGTCAGGAAGGCCGTGATGACCATGAGCATGAGGATCGTGAGTCTTCCTTCAGGAGGGGAGGTGACGGTCCTCGCCGCGGTGGCTCTGATGACCGTGGCCTCCGCCGTGGATATGAAGACGACCGTGGCCCACGGCGCGGTGGGGATGACGACCGGGGCCCACGGCGCGGTGGGGATGACGACCGGGGCCCACGGCGCGGTGGGGATGACGACCGGGGCCCACGGCGCGGTGGGGATGACGACCGGGGCCCACGGCGCGGTGGGGATGACGAGCGCGGGCCAAGACGGGGCTTGGATGAACCAAGAGGTCCTCGACGTGGAGCTGATGAAGACTGGGGTCCCAGGAGAGGAGGTGATGAAGAGCGAGGGGGTAGAAGGGGCCTGGATGACTCTGGCCCACACCGTGATGACTCCAGGCCTTGGAAACCTTTGGGCAGACCAG gtggatggagagaaagggagaaggcCCGTGAGGAGAGCTGGGGTCCGCCTCGTGACTCTGCTGGTCTTGATGACGACGGTGATGGAGACGACCGGTTTGATGGCGAGCGCTTTAGAGATCGTCGACCTCCCAG ggaggagggaggtTGGAGAAGACCTGCTGGTGATGAGCCGTCTAGCTGGCGGGACTCTCGCCGTGAGGACTTTGACCGTGAAGATCGGCGTGACCGCCGTGATATGAGAGATCGCAGAGATGATCGTGATCAGCGCAGCTCCCACAGAGAACATGATGATG GGGGATCGTGGCGTCGTGGTGAGGAACGGAGAGATGAACGGGACGCTGTCCCTCGAACCCGAGATCGTGACGGGGACAAGAACTCCTGGCGCTCTGACAAGGACAAAGACAACCCACGGCGCACCAAGAATGAGACAGACGACGACGGCTGGACTACAGTCCGTCGCTAG
- the eif3s10 gene encoding eukaryotic translation initiation factor 3 subunit A isoform X2 has product MPAYFQRPENALKRANEFLEVGKKQPALDVLYDVIKSKKHRTWQKIHEPIMLKYLELCVDLRKSHLAKEGLYQYKNICQQVNIKSLEDVVRAYLKLAEEKTETAKEESQQMVLDIEDLDNIQTPESVLLSAVSGEDTQDRTDRLLLTPWVKFLWESYRQCLDLLRNNSKVERLYHDIAQQAFRFCLQYTRKAEFRKLCDNLRMHLGQIQRHHNQSTAINLNNPESQSMHLETRLVQLDSAISMELWQEAFKAVEDIHGLFALSKKPPKPQLMANYYNKVSTVFWKSGNALFHASTLHRLYHLSREMRKNLTQEEMQRMSTRVLLATLSIPITPERTDIARLLDMDGIIVEKHRRLATLLGLQSPPTRQSLINDMVRFNLLQYIVPEVKELYSWLEVDFHPLKLCGRVTKVLNWVKDQAEKEPDLQQYVPHLQNNTILRLLQQVAQIYQSIEFSRLASLVPFVDTFQLERSIVDAARHCDLQVRIDHTTRTLSFGSDLNYSTKEDSPVGPFLQNMPSEQIRNQLTAMSSALSKAIQIIKPASILQEREEHSLQAIAAYLKNARKEHQRILARRQTIEERKERLESLNIQREKEELEQREAELQKVRKAEEERLRQEAKEREKERIMQEHEQIKKKTVRERLEQIKKTELGAKAFKDIDIEDLEELDPDFIMAKQVEQLEKEKKELQERLKNQEKKIDYFERAKRLEEIPLIKKAYEEQRVKDMDLWELQEEERINNMKVEREKALEHKKRMSRMMEDKENFVSKITAARSFIYEEKLKQFQERLVEERKKRLEERKKQRKEERRNAYYRQREEEAQRIREEQLKKEREERERREQEQREEEEREYQERLRKLEEQERKQRARQQEIEERERRREEERRGPEEKTKDWGEKDEGGWRRRADVGESDWRRPTTESRDWRQEGRDDHEHEDRESSFRRGGDGPRRGGSDDRGLRRGYEDDRGPRRGGDDDRGPRRGGDDDRGPRRGGDDDRGPRRGGDDDRGPRRGGDDERGPRRGLDEPRGPRRGADEDWGPRRGGDEERGGRRGLDDSGPHRDDSRPWKPLGRPGGWREREKAREESWGPPRDSAGLDDDGDGDDRFDGERFRDRRPPREEGGWRRPAGDEPSSWRDSRREDFDREDRRDRRDMRDRRDDRDQRSSHREHDDGGSWRRGEERRDERDAVPRTRDRDGDKNSWRSDKDKDNPRRTKNETDDDGWTTVRR; this is encoded by the exons ATGCCGGCATACTTTCAAAGACCGGAGAACGCTCTGAAGCGAGCTAATG AGTTCCTCGAGGTTGGCAAGAAGCAGCCTGCTTTGGACGTGCTGTATGATGTCATCAAGAGCAAAAAACATCGAACATGGCAGAAGATCCACGAGCCGATTATGCTCAAGTATCTGGAGCTGTGCGTGGACCTCCGCAAGAGCCATCTAGCCAAGGAAGGACTCTACCAgtacaaaaacatttgtcaGCAG GTCAATATCAAGTCTTTGGAGGACGTGGTTCGTGCGTACCTGAAACTGGCTGAGGAGAAGACGGAGACAGCGAAGGAAGAGTCACAGCAGATGGTGTTGGACATTGAGGACCTGGATAACATTCAGACCCCAGAGAG TGTTCTGCTGAGCGCGGTGAGCGGGGAGGACACGCAGGACCGCACGGACCGCCTGCTTCTCACACCGTGGGTCAAATTCCTCTGGGAGTCATACCGCCAGTGCCTGGATCTGCTGAGAAACAACTCCAAGGTGGAGCGGTTATACCATGATATTGCCCAGCAAG CATTCAGGTTCTGCCTTCAGTACACCCGTAAGGCGGAGTTTCGTAAGCTGTGTGATAACCTGCGCATGCACCTGGGTCAGATCCAGCGGCACCACAACCAGAGCACAGCCATCAACCTTAACAACCCTGAGAGCCAGTCCATGCACCTGGAGACGCGCCTGGTGCAGCTCGACAGTGCCATCAGCATGGAGCTCTGGCAG GAGGCCTTCAAGGCTGTGGAGGACATCCATGGCCTGTTTGCCCTCTCGAAGAAGCCACCCAAGCCTCAGCTCATGGCCAACTACTATAACAAGGTGTCCACGGTGTTCTGGAAGTCGGGGAATGCTCTGTTCCATGCCTCCACCCTCCACCGCCTGTACCATCTCTCcagagagatgaggaagaatCTCACGCAAGAGGAGATGCAGAG GATGTCCACCAGAGTTCTCTTGGCCACTCTGTCCATCCCCATAACCCCTGAGCGCACAGACATCGCCCGTCTGCTGGACATGGATGGCATCATTGTGGAGAAGCACCGCAGGCTGGCCACGCTGCTTGGCCTGCAGTCCCCGCCCACCCGCCAGAGCCTTATCAATGACATG gTGAGGTTTAATCTGCTGCAGTACATTGTGCCGGAGGTGAAGGAGCTGTACAGCTGGCTGGAGGTCGACTTCCATCCACTCAAGCTGTGTGGCCGAGTCACCAAG gttCTGAACTGGGTGAAGGACCAGGCAGAGAAGGAACCTGATCTGCAGCAGTATGTCCCCCATCTCCAGAACAACACCATACTCAGACTTCTGCAGCAG gtggcTCAGATCTACCAGAGCATTGAGTTCAGCCGGCTGGCCTCACTCGTACCCTTCGTGGACACCTTCCAGCTTGAGCGTTCAATCGTCGACGCTGCACGGCACTGTGACCTCCAG GTGCGCATTGACCATACGACTCGCACATTGAGCTTCGGTTCTGACCTGAACTACTCGACTAAAGAGGACTCCCCCGTCGGGCCGTTCCTGCAGAATATGCCCTCCGAGCAGATACGCAACCAGCTCACCGCCATGTCATCTGCCCTGTCCAAGGCCATTCAGATCATCAAACCTGCCTCCATTCTG CAAGAGCGTGAGGAGCACAGCCTGCAAGCCATTGCTGCCTACCTTAAGAACGCTCGCAAGGAGCACCAGCGCATCCTGGCCCGCCGGCAGACCATCGAGGAGCGCAAGGAGCGCCTGGAGAGCCTAAACATCCAGCGGGAGAAGGAAGAGCTAGAGCAGCGAGAGGCGGAGCTTCAGAAGGTGCGCAAGGCTGAGGAGGAACGTCTACGTCAGGAGGCCAAGGAGCGCGAGAAGGAGCGCATCATGCAGGAGCACGAGCAGATCAAGAAGAAGACAGTGCGTGAGCGGCTTGAGCAGATTAAGAAGACAGAGCTGGGTGCCAAGGCCTTCAAGGACATTGATATTGAG gatCTGGAGGAGCTGGATCCTGATTTCATCATGGCCAAACAGGTGGAGCAGCtcgagaaggagaagaaggagctGCAGGAACGCTTGAAGAACCAGGAGAAGAAG ATTGACTACTTTGAGCGGGCCAAGCGATTGGAGGAGATCCCCCTCATAAAGAAGGCGTACGAGGAGCAACGTGTGAAGGACATGGACCTGTGGGAActtcaggaggaggagagg ATTAACAACATGAAAGTGGAGCGTGAAAAAGCCCTGGAGCACAAGAAGAGGATGTCCAGGATGATGGAGGATAAAGAGAACTTTGTGTCCAAAATAACTGCAGCTCGAAGCTTCATCTATGAG gaaaAACTGAAGCAGTTTCAGGAGCGATTggtggaagagaggaagaagcgCCTGGAGGAACggaaaaaacagagaaaagaggaacGTAGAAACGCCTACTACcgtcagagagaggaggaggctcAGAGGATCCGTGAGGAGCAGCTGAAGAAAG agCGTGAGGAGCGTGAGCGGCGTGAACAGGAGCAGCGTGAGGAGGAAGAGCGGGAATACCAGGAGCGTCTCCGCAaactggaggagcaggagaggaagcaGCGTGCTAGACAGCAGGAGATAGAGGAACGGGAACGccgcagagaggaggagaggaggggccCTGAGGAGAAGACTAAA gactGGGGTGAAAAGGATGAGGGAGGCTGGAGGAGACGGGCCGATGTCGGCGAGTCTGACTGGAGACGCCCTACTACAGAGAG cagggACTGGCGTCAGGAAGGCCGTGATGACCATGAGCATGAGGATCGTGAGTCTTCCTTCAGGAGGGGAGGTGACGGTCCTCGCCGCGGTGGCTCTGATGACCGTGGCCTCCGCCGTGGATATGAAGACGACCGTGGCCCACGGCGCGGTGGGGATGACGACCGGGGCCCACGGCGCGGTGGGGATGACGACCGGGGCCCACGGCGCGGTGGGGATGACGACCGGGGCCCACGGCGCGGTGGGGATGACGACCGGGGCCCACGGCGCGGTGGGGATGACGAGCGCGGGCCAAGACGGGGCTTGGATGAACCAAGAGGTCCTCGACGTGGAGCTGATGAAGACTGGGGTCCCAGGAGAGGAGGTGATGAAGAGCGAGGGGGTAGAAGGGGCCTGGATGACTCTGGCCCACACCGTGATGACTCCAGGCCTTGGAAACCTTTGGGCAGACCAG gtggatggagagaaagggagaaggcCCGTGAGGAGAGCTGGGGTCCGCCTCGTGACTCTGCTGGTCTTGATGACGACGGTGATGGAGACGACCGGTTTGATGGCGAGCGCTTTAGAGATCGTCGACCTCCCAG ggaggagggaggtTGGAGAAGACCTGCTGGTGATGAGCCGTCTAGCTGGCGGGACTCTCGCCGTGAGGACTTTGACCGTGAAGATCGGCGTGACCGCCGTGATATGAGAGATCGCAGAGATGATCGTGATCAGCGCAGCTCCCACAGAGAACATGATGATG GGGGATCGTGGCGTCGTGGTGAGGAACGGAGAGATGAACGGGACGCTGTCCCTCGAACCCGAGATCGTGACGGGGACAAGAACTCCTGGCGCTCTGACAAGGACAAAGACAACCCACGGCGCACCAAGAATGAGACAGACGACGACGGCTGGACTACAGTCCGTCGCTAG